The stretch of DNA ACGAAGACCGACGCCGGCGTCGAGCGCTTCGAGTCGATCGCCGACGCGGTCAGTGACATCGTCGTCGACCTCGGGGGCAGCGTCTCCGGGGAACACGGCGACGGCCGGGCCAGAACGCAGTGGAACCGGAAGCTGTACGGACAGGAGCTTTGGGAGGCGTTCCGCGACCTCAAGTCGGCGTTCGACCCCGACTGGCTGCTGAACCCGGGACAGGTCTGCGGCTACGCGCCCGACGAGCAACGGCCCGGGTCGCTGCCCGAACGCGCCGACGCCGTGGCGATGACCGAGCACCTCCGGTTCGACCCGGAGTACGAGTTCGACGCCGGCTTCGACCCCGAACTCCGCTGGGAGAACGACAACGGGTTCCAGGGGATGGCGGAGCTCTGTCACGGCTGCGGCGGCTGTCGCGGCGGGCAGGAGACCACCGGCGGGGTGATGTGTCCGACCTACCGCGCGGCCGACGAGGAGATTCAGGCCACCCGCGGCCGGGCGAACCTGCTCCGGCAGGCGATGAGCGGCGACCTCCCCGAGGAGGAGATCTTCACCGAGGAGTTCGAGGACGAGGTGCTCGATCTCTGTATCGGCTGTAAGGGCTGTGCGAAGGACTGCCCGAGCGAGGTGGACATGGCGAAGATGAAGACCGAGATCGAGCACGCGCGCCACGAGCGCGAGGGGAGCAGCCTCCGGGAGCGACTGTTCGCCAACGTCGACACGCTCTCGCGGATCGGCAGCCGGCTCGCGCCGCTGTCGAACGTCGCCGCGAGGCTCCCGGGCGCGCGCTGGGCGATGGAGAAGACCGTCGGCATCGCGGCCGACCGGAGCCTGCCGACGTTCCACCGCGAGAGCTTCGCCGACTGGATGGCCGATCGCGAGCCGGCGGTCCCCGAAAGCGAGGCCGAGCGGAAAGCAGTCGTACTCCCGGACACCCACACGAACTACAACGCCCCCGAACAGGGCAAGGCGGCGGTCCGGGTGCTCGAAGCGGCCGGCGTCCACGTCCGACTGGCGGAAAAAGCGGGCTCCAGCGGCCGGCCGCCGCTCTCGAAGGGGTTCGTCGACGAGGCGCGTGAGCAGGCCCGCGAGAACGTCGACGCGCTCGCCCCGAAGGTCGCCGACGGCTGGGACGTGGTCGTCGTCGAGCCGTCCGACGCGGTGATGCTCCAGTCCGATTACCACGATCTGCTGGCCGGCGACGACGTGGCGGCCGTCTCGAACGCTACCTACGGCGTCTTCGAGTACCTCGACGCGTTCCGCCTCGACGACGGCCTCGACGCGGCGGGCGAGGGGGAACTCGTCTACCACGGCCACTGCCACCAGAAAGCGAGCACGAAGGATCACCACGCGGTCGGCGTGCTCCGCCGGGCCGGCTTCGAAGTCGACCCGCTGGACTCCACTTGCTGTGGAATGGCCGGGAGCTTCGGTTACGAGGCCGAACATCTCTCGATGAGCAGAGCGATCGGCCGGATGCTGTTCGATCAGGTCGACGACGCCGACGGCGACGAGGTCGTCGCGCCGGGCGCATCCTGTCGAACCCAGCTCGGCGACCGACCGGACGCCGATGCGGAGCCGCCCCACCCAATCGAGACGCTCGCGGCGGCCGTCGACGTCGACTGACCCCGACGTTCAAGTACGGGAACGGGACCACGCTCCCCGTGACCTGAGAACCGCGGCGGGGCAGCAGCGGGAGCGTGCCACCTGCCTCGCCGGCGGCCTGCCACCTGTTCGCCAGCCTCGGCGTCGACGTCCGGGCTCAGAGCTCGTCCAGCACCTCGCCCAGCGTGTCCAGCCCCGCTTCGACCGCCTCGGGGCTCCGGCCGGCCGAGATCCGGACCCCGGACGGCGCGTCGAAGAACCGCCCCGGCACGACCAACACGCCGGCGTCCCACGCCGCCTCGGCGAGCTCGTCGCCGTCGGCGCGCGGGTGTTCGACGAACCCGTACGTGCAGCCGGCGGCGATCTCGCCGTCGAGCGCCGGGCGGTCATCGACGAACGACGAGAGCAGCTCGTGGTTCCGTCGGAGGTGCGAGCGGGAGTCGGCGACCAGCTCGTCCCGGTGGGCGAAGAAGCGCCGAGCGAGCGCGCGGCTCGGCGCCGCGACGGAGGGGACGTGCATGAACACCTCCCGAGCGCGCTCGACGAACGGCTCCTCGGCGATCAGCCAGCCGATCTGGAGCCCGCCGAGCCCGTGGAACTTCGTGAACGAGCCCGTCACGACCGTGTTGGGGAGCCCCGCCGCCGTGACGCCGCCGAACGCCCCCTCGGCGTCGGCTTCGGCGGTGTAGGGACCGTACACCTCGTCGACGAGCAGCCGGCTGTTCGCGTCGGTGACGGCCTCCCCGACCGACGCCAACTCCGGCCGGGAAGCGAGTCGACCCGTCGGGTTGTGGCGGTTCGTGACGGTGACCAACGCCGTCTGCCCGGAGACGGCCGACGCGATCTCGCCCGGGAGGAGTGGGTAGCCCGATCGGGCGGGGCGCTCGAAGCGCGTCACCGTCCCGCCGATCCCGGCGGGCGTGTGGACGAGCGGATCGTAGCCGGGATCCTCGACGACGATTTCTTCGCCTTCGCTCAGCGACAGCGCCGCGGCGGCGGCGAGGAAGTTCGCGTGGGTTGCCCCCGCGGTCACGAGTACCGACGACTCGTCGACGCCGTACTCCGTGGCGATCGAAGCGGACAGCGACGGCGGATCGTCCGGATCGGCCAGCCCCGAGAGCGGCGGCGGGGTCACCGATCCGTCGGCTCGGTGCGTCCGGAGGTCGCTCGACCCGAGATCGTGGTCGGCCGCCGCCGGCCGCCCCTCGATCCACTCCAGGTAGGGCATCGGTTCGAACATGCTCGCCCAGTAGTGCTGTGGGGGGTTAAGAGTCACCGCCTCCCCTTCTCGTCGTGCGTTATTGGCGATCGTGTACGGCGGCGGCTCTCTCGGCGGCGAGTTCCGGGCTCTCGAACCGCGCGAGGTGTGTCTCGCAGTCGCAATCGGAGGCCCCGAACCCGGGAACGGGGCCGTTCCCGAGTGTTCGCGCCACTGCACATTCGCGGTCCTGGCCGCGCGTGCGCTCGACGGCAACCAGTTCCGTCGCCGGGTGGCTGCCGAAGTAGTCGACGTGCCAGTGACGCACGTCGTGTTCGCCGGCGGCGACGCGACGGTGGCGGTCGATCCGGGAGAAGCCGCCGCTGCCCAGCGCGCTCCCCGTGTAGCAGTAGCCACCCGCCGGGAACCGGTGCTCGCCGAGCGCACCGACCTCGATATGGGTGGCGCTCGGCAGCGAAAAGACGAGCGTGTACGTTCCGCCGTTCATACGTTCACGTCGCCGCCGGCGGTCAAAAGCGGCCGGGACCAGAACCGTCATGGCTCGCGGGCGCCGAGCGGGCGCGTGCACGACCCGCTCGACTGGCTCCGGGAGCGCCAGTACCACGCGGACCAGGTGGCCGCTCACCGGCGAGTGTCAGCCCGGAAGCCCACGTTCGCGGATCTCGACCTCGAACCGCGGCTGGAGAGCGCGCTCGCCGACCGAGGGATCGAGCGACCGTTCCGGCACCAGAGTAACGCGATCGAAGCCGTCAGGGAGGGTGACGACGCCGTGATCGCGACCGAGACCGCCAGCGGGAAGAGCCTCGCCTACACCGTTCCCGCGTTCGAGCGAGCGATGGACCACGGCGGCCGAACGCTGTATCTCGGCCCGCAGAACGCGCTCGTTTCGGACCAGCTAGAGACGCTCTCGGAGCTGGCCCGCGATCTCGGCTTCGGTTCACGCGTCTCGGTCGACCAGTACACCGGCCGACTCTCGAAATCCGAAAAGCGCGACGTGCGGGATCGCCGACCGACCGTGCTGCTCTCGAACCCCGACATGGTCCACTACGCGCTGCTCCCCCACGCCCACCGGCTCTGGGAGTGGTTCTTCTCCTCGCTCGAACTGGTGGTGATCGACGAGGTCCACAGCTACCGCGGCGTGTTCGGCTCGCAGGTCGCGCTGCTGCTCCGGCGGCTGAACCGGATCTGCGAGCGCTACGGCGCCGACCCGACGTACGTCTGCTGCTCGGCGACGATCGGTAACCCGATTGAGCACGCGGCGACGATCACCGGCCGCGACCCCTCGGGGTTCACGCTCGTGGACGACGACGCCTCCGCGACGGGGCCGCGGGACTGGGTGCTCTGGAACCCACCCGAGTACGAACAGGACCGCGACACGGGACGGCGACGCTCCAGTCACGTCGAATCCATGCGACTGTTCACCGACCTCGTGGAGGCGGGCCAGCAGACGCTCGTGTTCACGCGGAGCCGTCAGACCGCCGAGCGCTACGCGGCGGAGTCCGCAAAGGAGCTCCGGAGCCGCGGGTCGACCGAGGTCGCGGGGAAGGTACAGGCATACCAAGGGTCGCTGACCGACGACCGCCGGCGGGAGCTTGAGGATCGGCTCCACAGCGGCGACCTCCGCGGGGCGTGGAGCACGAACGCGCTCGAACTCGGCGTCGACGTGGGCGGGCTGGACGCGGTGATCGTCGACGGCTACCCGGGCACCCGGATGGCGGCGTTCCAGCAGGCCGGGCGTGCCGGTCGGGGCGACGATCCCGCGCTGGTCGTGATGGTGGCCGGCGAGGACCAGTTGGACCAGTACCTGATGAGCAACCCCGAGACGTTCTTCGAGGGCGAACCGGAGGACGCCATCAGCGACCCGGAGAACGAGGCGGTGATGCCCGACCACGTCGCCTCGGCGGCCGCCGAGAACTGGCTCTCCCGAGACGACCGGCGCCACTTCGGCGAACCGTTCCCTGACGTGGTCGCCGACTTGGAGGAGTCGGGCGTGCTGGAGCGTCGCGAGACGGGGAACGGGCTCCGCTGGACCCACGACGGCAGTGAAAGCCCCCAGCACAGCATGAACCTCCGGACGATCGACGACCGCGAGGTCGAGCTCCGTGACTCCCGCTCGAACGACGTGATCGCCTCCCTGTCGTTCTCGGACGCGCTCCGAGACGCCCACCCGGGAGCGATCTACCATCACCAAGGCCAGCGCTACGAGGTCACGGAGTTAGATCTGGACCGGGACACCGCCCGCCTCCAGCCGACCTGGGCGGACTACCACACGCAGGTCCTGACCGAGAAAGACGTGACCGTCCACGAGGACCTGCGGGAGAAGTCGCTGTCGGCCCGCCCCGACACGGCGGTCCGGTTCGCGGACGTCTCCGTAACCGAGCAGATCACCGGGTTCGAGCGCCGTGACGCCGCCTCCGGCGAGACGATGGGGCGGGAGTCGCTGGACCTGCCGGAGACGACGCTCCGGACGAAAGCGTTCTACTGGACGGTCCCCGAGGACGTGGAGGTGGAGATGCGCGCGATGGCCGCCGAGGACGGCGACCCCGAGTACGGATTCAACGGCGGGATCCACGCCGCCGAGCACGGCGTCATCTCGCTGTTCCCGCTGTACCTGCTCTGTGACCGGGCGGATATCGGCGGGCTGTCGACGCCGTACCACGGCCACACCGACCAGTCGACGATCTTCGTCTACGACGGCCACCCCGGCGGCGTCGGGCTGACCCGGCGCAGCTACGACCGGATCGAGGAACTGATGGCCCGGACCGCCCGACTGATCGACGACTGCGACTGCGCCGACGGCTGCCCGTCCTGTGTGCAGTCGCCCCACTGTGGTAACGCGAACGACCCGCTCTCGAAGCCCGAGGCGGTGTTCATGCTCGACGAGCTCACCGGCGGCGACTGATCGGGACCAGGGGGCGACACGGGATCGCGGGGCGCTTTTGCAACGCTTAAACCCACGGCGGCGCTTCCTTCGGGTATGACCGACGACGCCGACGCGGCAGCCGAGGAGCCGACCGACGCCGACGAAGGGACCGAGGTCGAACCCGACGCTGACGCGCCGGAGGCGGAGACCGACGAGGAGCTCGACCGATCGCTGATCGAGCGCGTCGCCGACTACGACGAGAAACTGGCCGAGGCGGTCCGGGAGGACCGCGCCGACTACGAGGAGCGCATCGACGACTTGGAGGGGAAGCTCACCCGGAAACAGGCCGACTTCCAGAACTTCAAGAAGCGCCAACAGAAGAAGCTCGAACAGCAGCAGGCCCGCGCGACCGAGAGTCTAGTCGAGGAGCTGCTCCCGGTCCGGGACAACCTCGCTCGCGCGCTGGAGCAGGACAGCGACGCCGACATCCGCGAGGGCGTCGAGGGGACGCTCCGCGAACTGGACACCGTGCTCGCGGACGAAGGCGTCGAGCGGATCGAGCCCGAGCCCGGCGAGGAGCCCGACCCCGAGCGCCACGAGGTGCTGATGCGCGTCGAGAGCGACCGCCCCGCCGGCACCATCGAGGAGCTCTACCGCCCCGGCTACGAGATGGGCGAGAAGGTGATCCGGACCGCACAGGTCACGGTCAGCGAGGAGTAGCGGTCGGACGACGCTTCGGGATAAACCCTTCTCCACATCCCAACACCGACTGGTAGAACCGCAAGCCGGCAGAGGGACGGTCTGCGGTCGTGAAAGCAACCTTTAACCGATTCAGCCCGGAATACACGACCAAGAATGGCGAGCAACAAGATCCTCGGAATCGACCTCGGTACCACCAACTCCGCCATGGCCGTCATGGAGGGTGGTGATCCCGAGATCATCGTCAACAGCGAGGGCGACCGGACCACGCCGTCGGTCGTCGCGTTCTCCGACGACGGCGAGCGCCTGGTCGGCAAGCCCGCCAAGAACCAGGCGATCCAGAACCCCGACAACACGATCGCCTCCATCAAGCGCCACATGGGCGAGGAAGCGTACGCCGTCGAGGCCGACGGCGAGGAGTACACGCCCGAGCAGATCTCGGCGATGATCCTCCAGAAGCTCAAGCGCGACGCCGAGGAGTATCTCGGCGACGAGGTGGAGAAGGCGGTCATCACGGTTCCCGCGTACTTCAACGACAAGCAGCGACAGGCGACCAAGGACGCCGGCGAGATCGCCGGCTTCGAGGTCGAGCGAATCGTCAACGAGCCGACGGCGGCGTCGATGGCGTACGGGCTCGACGACGACTCCGACCAAACGGTGCTCGTCTACGACCTCGGCGGCGGGACGTTCGACGTGTCGATCCTCGACCTCGGCGGCGGCGTCTACGAGGTCGTCGCGACCAACGGGGACAACGACCTCGGCGGCGACGACTGGGACGAGGCGCTGATGGACCACCTCGCCGACGAGTTCGAGAACGAGCACGGGATCGACCTCCGCGAGGACCGACAGGCGCTTCAGCGGCTCAAGGACGCCGCCGAGGAGGCCAAGATCGAGCTCTCGAACAAGAAAGAGACCACCGTCAACCTCCCGTTCATCACGGCGACGGACTCCGGCCCGGTCCACCTCGAACAGTCGATCACGCGTGCGACGTTCGAGTCGCTGACCGACGACCTGATCGAGCGAACGGTCGAGCCGACCGAGCAGGCGCTCGACGACGCCGGCTACAGCAAGAACGACATCGACGAAGTGATTCTGGTCGGCGGGTCGACCCGGATGCCGCAGGTCCACGAGCAGGTCGAAGATCTCGTCGGGCAGGAGCCCAAGAAGAACGTCAACCCCGACGAGGCAGTCGCACTGGGTGCAGCGATCCAGGGCGGCGTGCTCTCCGGCGACGTCGACGACCTCGTGCTGCTCGACGTGACCCCGCTCTCGCTGGGGATCGAAGTCAAGGGCGGCCTGTTCGAGCGCCTGATCGAGAAGAACACCACGATCCCGACCGAGGAGTCGAAGGTGTTCACCACCGCCGCGGACAACCAGACCTCCGTGCAGGTCCGGGTGTTCCAGGGCGAGCGCGAGATCGCCGAGGAGAACGAGCTGCTGGGTGAGTTCCAGCTGACCGGTATCCCGCCGGCGCCGGCCGGAACGCCCCAGATCGAGGTCACGTTCAACATCGACGAGAACGGGATCGTCAACGTCGAGGCCGAGGATCAGGGCTCGGGTAACGCCGAGTCGATCACCATCGAGGGCGGCGCCGGCCTCTCCGACGAGCAGATCGAGGAGATGCAGCAGGAGGCCGAGCAGCACGCCGAGGAGGACCAGCAGCGCCGCG from Halolamina sediminis encodes:
- a CDS encoding FAD-binding and (Fe-S)-binding domain-containing protein; protein product: MAADPDPSTDGDFDYHGGEVARPGLLDDLESLVDGDVRFDSYSRQLYATDASAYEVTPIGVVFPESTADVAAVIEYCSERGIPVLPRGGGTSLAGQTVNEAVVLDFTAEMDGIGEIDPEAATATAEPGAILAELNAACEPHGLKFAPDPAWRDKSALGGAIGNNSTGSHSLKYGKTDAYVESCEAVLADGTVAELGESRVGDLRERADPDGDLQQRIAADVVDVLDDHADEVRERYPELKRNVSGYNLDVLVDEATVDGEVADDATVNLARLLAGSEGTLAIVTEATVSLEPIPETKAVALLAYGDLLSAMEDVSAVLEHDPAAVEVMDDTLLDLARDTQEFGDVVGMLPEGTDSALLVEFYAGSGDAGRQKVADLLADRRPGTTTAAEPSDHPPSAGDPVRADAAMEAHDETTRERFWKMRKAGMPILLSRTTDEKHLSFIEDCAVPPEKLPEYTRRFQQVLADHDTFASFYAHAGPGVLHVRPLIGTKTDAGVERFESIADAVSDIVVDLGGSVSGEHGDGRARTQWNRKLYGQELWEAFRDLKSAFDPDWLLNPGQVCGYAPDEQRPGSLPERADAVAMTEHLRFDPEYEFDAGFDPELRWENDNGFQGMAELCHGCGGCRGGQETTGGVMCPTYRAADEEIQATRGRANLLRQAMSGDLPEEEIFTEEFEDEVLDLCIGCKGCAKDCPSEVDMAKMKTEIEHARHEREGSSLRERLFANVDTLSRIGSRLAPLSNVAARLPGARWAMEKTVGIAADRSLPTFHRESFADWMADREPAVPESEAERKAVVLPDTHTNYNAPEQGKAAVRVLEAAGVHVRLAEKAGSSGRPPLSKGFVDEAREQARENVDALAPKVADGWDVVVVEPSDAVMLQSDYHDLLAGDDVAAVSNATYGVFEYLDAFRLDDGLDAAGEGELVYHGHCHQKASTKDHHAVGVLRRAGFEVDPLDSTCCGMAGSFGYEAEHLSMSRAIGRMLFDQVDDADGDEVVAPGASCRTQLGDRPDADAEPPHPIETLAAAVDVD
- a CDS encoding pyridoxal phosphate-dependent aminotransferase: MFEPMPYLEWIEGRPAAADHDLGSSDLRTHRADGSVTPPPLSGLADPDDPPSLSASIATEYGVDESSVLVTAGATHANFLAAAAALSLSEGEEIVVEDPGYDPLVHTPAGIGGTVTRFERPARSGYPLLPGEIASAVSGQTALVTVTNRHNPTGRLASRPELASVGEAVTDANSRLLVDEVYGPYTAEADAEGAFGGVTAAGLPNTVVTGSFTKFHGLGGLQIGWLIAEEPFVERAREVFMHVPSVAAPSRALARRFFAHRDELVADSRSHLRRNHELLSSFVDDRPALDGEIAAGCTYGFVEHPRADGDELAEAAWDAGVLVVPGRFFDAPSGVRISAGRSPEAVEAGLDTLGEVLDEL
- a CDS encoding GIY-YIG nuclease family protein, with the translated sequence MNGGTYTLVFSLPSATHIEVGALGEHRFPAGGYCYTGSALGSGGFSRIDRHRRVAAGEHDVRHWHVDYFGSHPATELVAVERTRGQDRECAVARTLGNGPVPGFGASDCDCETHLARFESPELAAERAAAVHDRQ
- a CDS encoding DEAD/DEAH box helicase; this encodes MHDPLDWLRERQYHADQVAAHRRVSARKPTFADLDLEPRLESALADRGIERPFRHQSNAIEAVREGDDAVIATETASGKSLAYTVPAFERAMDHGGRTLYLGPQNALVSDQLETLSELARDLGFGSRVSVDQYTGRLSKSEKRDVRDRRPTVLLSNPDMVHYALLPHAHRLWEWFFSSLELVVIDEVHSYRGVFGSQVALLLRRLNRICERYGADPTYVCCSATIGNPIEHAATITGRDPSGFTLVDDDASATGPRDWVLWNPPEYEQDRDTGRRRSSHVESMRLFTDLVEAGQQTLVFTRSRQTAERYAAESAKELRSRGSTEVAGKVQAYQGSLTDDRRRELEDRLHSGDLRGAWSTNALELGVDVGGLDAVIVDGYPGTRMAAFQQAGRAGRGDDPALVVMVAGEDQLDQYLMSNPETFFEGEPEDAISDPENEAVMPDHVASAAAENWLSRDDRRHFGEPFPDVVADLEESGVLERRETGNGLRWTHDGSESPQHSMNLRTIDDREVELRDSRSNDVIASLSFSDALRDAHPGAIYHHQGQRYEVTELDLDRDTARLQPTWADYHTQVLTEKDVTVHEDLREKSLSARPDTAVRFADVSVTEQITGFERRDAASGETMGRESLDLPETTLRTKAFYWTVPEDVEVEMRAMAAEDGDPEYGFNGGIHAAEHGVISLFPLYLLCDRADIGGLSTPYHGHTDQSTIFVYDGHPGGVGLTRRSYDRIEELMARTARLIDDCDCADGCPSCVQSPHCGNANDPLSKPEAVFMLDELTGGD
- a CDS encoding nucleotide exchange factor GrpE, which gives rise to MTDDADAAAEEPTDADEGTEVEPDADAPEAETDEELDRSLIERVADYDEKLAEAVREDRADYEERIDDLEGKLTRKQADFQNFKKRQQKKLEQQQARATESLVEELLPVRDNLARALEQDSDADIREGVEGTLRELDTVLADEGVERIEPEPGEEPDPERHEVLMRVESDRPAGTIEELYRPGYEMGEKVIRTAQVTVSEE
- the dnaK gene encoding molecular chaperone DnaK, which gives rise to MASNKILGIDLGTTNSAMAVMEGGDPEIIVNSEGDRTTPSVVAFSDDGERLVGKPAKNQAIQNPDNTIASIKRHMGEEAYAVEADGEEYTPEQISAMILQKLKRDAEEYLGDEVEKAVITVPAYFNDKQRQATKDAGEIAGFEVERIVNEPTAASMAYGLDDDSDQTVLVYDLGGGTFDVSILDLGGGVYEVVATNGDNDLGGDDWDEALMDHLADEFENEHGIDLREDRQALQRLKDAAEEAKIELSNKKETTVNLPFITATDSGPVHLEQSITRATFESLTDDLIERTVEPTEQALDDAGYSKNDIDEVILVGGSTRMPQVHEQVEDLVGQEPKKNVNPDEAVALGAAIQGGVLSGDVDDLVLLDVTPLSLGIEVKGGLFERLIEKNTTIPTEESKVFTTAADNQTSVQVRVFQGEREIAEENELLGEFQLTGIPPAPAGTPQIEVTFNIDENGIVNVEAEDQGSGNAESITIEGGAGLSDEQIEEMQQEAEQHAEEDQQRRERIEARNEAEGAIQRAETLIDENEENVDDETIEEIEAAIDDVQDVLDDEDATADELNEAAEELSEELQEIGKQMYQEQAQAGAGGAGAGAAGGPGGMGGAGPGGMGGESGGDDDEYVDADFEDVDEDES